From Camelina sativa cultivar DH55 chromosome 5, Cs, whole genome shotgun sequence:
ggAGAAAAGGTCATCACTATCGTGGTGACGGAAAGAAcgagtatacaaaaaaataatggaaaataaTGGCCAACCTTGGTCCGCCCAGGCGCCCACtagtgtgtgtgtatatatataagctttACTATACGTTTCCACCTGAAGTCAACAAACTTATTCAGTCTTTGATGGGACACCAGACACACCAATACTAGACAAGCACATAAGAAAATGGTGATGAATCGTGTGATCATAAACTTTATATTCCTAGCGATTGGAAGCTGTGGAGGCCCTCTAATGTTGCGTCTCTACTTCCACAACGGTGGCGCAAGGATTTGGTTCTCTAGCTTCCTCCAAACTGTAGGTTGTCCTCTCATCCTCTTCCCTCTTCTCTTCTCGTTCCTCCGCCGTCGTTGccttgaagaacaagaaacgACTTCACTTTTCCTCATGAAACCTCCTCTCTTCATCGCCTCTGTCGTCGTTGGTCTGCTCATGGGATTTGACAATTACCTCTACTCTTACGGATTAGCTTATATCCCTGTTTCAACTGCGGCTCTGATCATTTCCGCGCAGCTAGGTTTCACTGCTCTGTTTGCCTTTTTCATGGTGAAGCAAAAGTTCACACCTTTCACTATAAACGCCATTGTTTTGCTCACTGTTGGTGCCGTAGTCCTTGCCATTAACTCTGATAGTGACAAGCTTGCGAACGAGACACACAAGGAGTACGTTGTTGGGTTCCTCATGACCGCTGGTGCAGCTCTTCTCTACGCGTTTATATTGCCCCTCGTGGAGCTTGCTTACAAGAAATCTCGTCAACGAGTCACGTATACGCTCGTGCTCGAGTTCCAGATGGTCTTGTGCTTTGTTGCTACTTGCTTCTGCCTTGTGGGGATGCTAGCTTCTGGCGATTTCAAGGTAAGAAATATGCTTCTTTTTATTCATGTCATCTTTGAGATGAACAAAGTAGGGTTTTGAGAATCATGAATTGGGTTCTTTGAgactttttcttgttcttcaaggCGACGACGGCGGAGGTAGATGTTTATGGAACCCTAAAAGGAAGGGGTTTTTATCTAATGAAGATCTGGGATCTTTGAATTTCTTGATGCATACGTAAATGGGAAAATGTTTTAAACTGGCAGGTGATAGCAAGAGAGGCAAGAGACTTTAAGCTTGGAGAGTCTTTGTACTATGTGGTGGTTGTGTTCACGGCCGTGATCTGGCAAGCGTTTTTCGTGGGAGCTATTGGGTTGATCTTCTGTGTATCGTCTCTGGTCTCTGGAATTATGGTTAGTGCTCTGCTTCCGGTGACGGTGGTCTTGGCTGTTATTTGCTTCCAGGAGAAGTTTCAGGCGGGGAAAGGTGTCGCTTTGGCTCTCTCCCTCTGGGGATCCGTCTCTTACTTCTATGGACAGATTAAATCCGAGGAGAAGACTAAGGCTCAAGAGACACAGGAGACACAACTGTCTCAGCTTCCAGTTACTGATTCTGTAGCTTAAAAAGCACATGACATGTCAcagtttgttttgtattaatgaTGTCTGTAAAAATCAACAAAGTCAATATCTGTATTACTTAAAAAGCAAAATGTCATTACACTTCACacgttttatttttaatacagaTGTTGTTGACATGTAAAGGAAACCTATACTACAAAGTCATTGACCGACCGCTGGAAAGCTTACGAGACGTCGAGATATCAGTTCCTTGTGCTGTTTTTCAACCATTCTAGATACTTGTCGCTCCCACCAGTGATAGGCAATGCAATTACTTCTGGCACACTAAGGAAACAAGTAAACCATGTTTATTAACTTAGCTTGTGTGATTACTAAGGACAAGGCAACAAGGCATTCGCATTACTCATGTTTTTTTGAAATGCGAAACATGTCATAGAACAAGGCTTACTCGTATTCATGATTTGCATTGACGTGCTCGGTTAGAGACTCTAGAAGGGATTGCCTTGTTTTGATTATCAGGAGCTCCTCGGAATCACTCTGAACCTGAAGCCAAAAGGATTGAGATTATGTGCAATGTATTCAGAGATCAGCTAGCATAAATAGTTCAGATTCAAGATGAACAATGTTCCAAGCAAAATAAAGGTTGTATACATCTGGTGATACAGACTACGCACACTGTCTTTTATGGATATAAAGAGGGTTAATCATCATTTGGGATAAAAATAGTTTTGCATGTATTGATCCCTACTTACCTTTCCCTCCCACTCGTAGACCGATTCAACGCCTGCATCcaatgaaacaaacataaacatctTCTAGTGACTGAACTAGTAGTATTCAAAACCACAGAACATGCCAGCAAACAAAGAAGCCAGAGCTATATCGACAGATTAGAAAGCATGGACAGAGCATGAAACAGACTAAATATAGCTTCTAGTCTTTCTTGATTCTGACCACCAAGTGGTTATTAGGCTAGCAAATAAGATTTCTAACAAAATCTTGCTGGCAGATTTCATCTGTTTACTCAACTAACTGAAGTTCAGACTGAAAACAAAGGCGTAAGAGGGTAACACAAGAAAAAGGGAAGTACCAGGCACAATGTTTACACACGCTGCAAGCTTTTCTTGGACTATGCTGTTAGCCAACTTCTTTCCTGCCAATGAAACAAATAGTTAAAAAGAGTAAGAACTCGTAAGAACAGCATCAACCACCACTGAGAGACAAAATGATCAGAATACTAAAAACGTTTAAACACCAAAAGCAAAAACCTGCTTCTCTGTTAGGAACAGTGACATAAACAACAATGCTGGGCACAGTTTTGCTGCTCTCCTCCATTTtaattgatgaagaagaagccttACTGCTAAACTTAGACCTACAATTTTGcgattttatgagatttataacaagaagaaacaaaaaaaaaatatcaactttaTTCGAAAAAGGCTTAACCTTAAGAGAGGAACAACAGACAAGGACTGTGCACAGCCCGATCTgaaggaagacgaagaaagagaggagatagagagagtCGAAAGCACGCAAAACGCGCCGATGAACGGAAAACTCCGTCGAGATCTTATTAACGCCGATGATACTCTAGTGCTCAGAGACGAGGCCATCAACGGGGGTGTTGTAATCTCAAccgggtttagagtttttatctGGAAGATGCTATAAAATGTCCTTAATTGTAATAACAAAATAGTTTTGGGTTCTAACTGCAATTtcttgataataataaaaattgattcTTTTATCTCAATTCTAAAGTGAGGAGAGGATTGTGAACTGAGGGTTTTGTTCGCAGTGGAGGATGTGGTGTTACGATTGGGGAGACGGTCATGGCTCTGATTTCTTCGACTTCGATTTGGAGAACTTCAAGGTAAACAACCAAATTCGAggatttgtttggtttaaaattgttaaaagtttcggtttttaatttttggggtGAATTGGGTGGGTGGGTGTTGCAGGATCACTACAAAGTTCTTGAATTGAACTGCGACGCTTCTGATGATGAGATTCGTTCCAGCTTTATTCGTCTTGCACTggttcctttctctctctcttttccccTTCTAGTTTTTACCATTTCGTACAAAACTCTAGTTCTTCAGTAATGGGAGTTTGGcatttttgtgtttggttgtgttgCAGAAATGGCATCCGGACAAATTTAAAGAAGAGGATTCTGCTACTTCTAGGTTTCAAGAAATCAACGAGGCTTATCaaggttttggttttctctttctctctttggcTCTTTTTAGTGATTAGTAGTTTAGTACTTGTAGATGTAGTTGTGTTTGACAACAGTTTCTTTCTTGTTAAGGTAGGCTTTGAAGTAGTAAGCTTTAGAACTTGAGTGTTTGGAGTGAGTTTTGTTTCATTGGCCCttgttatatcttcttcttcttctaactctGTTGTGCAAAATGTATAAAACTGAAGAAGATTTTTACTGGTCTCTCTAGGGGAAAGGAATCTGTTTTCATTTTAGCCATTGGATCTGTAATTGGTTTTCTATCAACTTTTAACTATAAAGATTGTGATCATTTGTTCAACAGTACTGAGCGACCCATTTACAAGGAAGGAGTACGACAAGAAAAGGATGCGCCGTATTTACCAGCACAACACGGTAAACAAGAGTTAGTTAGTTATTTCAATTGAGTGAGCGATTACTTTCAAAGCTTCTAGGTTTCTTGATAAATCCCCATGTAATTTGTCTATGTTGCAGGAACTATTGAGTGAGTACAAGGAGCTCATACTGACTTGCAATGGCCTTGGGATGAAGCATTACCTTTggtaaaattagtaaattaagaTTAGGTGATGATATGTAATCAGTTTGTATGATGATGGAATTAGCATATGTAGCAGGGTTTGAGTTTAGGATCATCAGCAGGGTTGAGttttgtgagagagaaagagcatCAATTAGCACTaaatcaagtttttattttctctacttACACATTACAATCAAATGGTTTTAGTCATCTCTCCATCAACCATTATATCTGTGTATCAGTTGCATAATACCAAAAAGACCTCATCATGGAAAGTGATGATGACTGAGCTGAGTCACTTACAAGCTAGTAAATCTAACCCTTGAAAGGGTTTTGTAATCTTGCATCCTTCCCCAAGTGAAATGTCTCTATACTCTACATTGGCAAATCTTCTCTGTAAAagtgaagtaaagagaaaccaAGTCGGTTATTCAAAAATTGGGTGGGCTTTAAAACCCCAGGGGCTTAAGGCTTAAGATGTACCAAAATTgcagaaatataaaaaatacgagaaaaaataaaattgcaaaGGAATCAAACAAAGTGGAATAATAAAGGAAGAGACGAGCGagagaagataaagagaagaagagagaaagggtTCTTCTAGATCTTTCTTTGCGTTCCCCTCCTGCTATAGACCAAGCgaaacatcttcttcatccaacTCTACAGAGATGAAGCGATCAATCGAAGAAGTCGTCGGATCTACCTCCCTCGATTCCTCCTCTATTACTAAGAAGCCTGTCTTTCTCACTAAAGCTCAGCGCGAAGAATTAGCCCTAAAACGCCGCCAAGACCAAATCTCCGAGCAACGTCTCCGCCGCGAGCAAATTACTCCCTCCGAGCCCGAGACTGAAGAAGACGTTAACGGAGACAACACCAATCGGGACAAGGATCGAGACCGAGATCGGGATCGAGAATCTCGTGACCACGACAGGGAGAGAGACAGAGGGCGAGATCGAGATCGAGACCGTGGTAGGGATAGAGACAGAGAGCGAGAACGAGAACGAGAAcgagaacgagagagagacCGTGAGCGTGACCGTCGTGAACGAGATCGTGAACCGGATCGGAGAAATAGAGATaaggagagagaggaggaggctAAGGCTAGGGAGAAGGCTAGGGTTGAGAAATtagttgagagagagaaggagaaggaactCGACGCCATTAAGGAACAGTATCTCGGAGGTAAGAAGCCGAAGAAGAGAGTTATAAGGCCAAGCGAGAAGTTTCGTTTCTCTTTCGATTGGGAAAACACTGAGGACACTTCTAGAGATATGAACGTTCTCTACCAAAACCCTCACGAAGCTCAGCTTCTCTTTGGTAGAGGGTTTCGTGCTGGTATGGACCGTCGTGAGCAGAAGAAACAAGCTGCCAAGCATGAGAAAGAGATGCGTGACGAGATTCGTAAGAAAGATGGTATTGTTGAGAGACCAGAGGAAGCTGCTGCTCAGAGAGTGCGTGAAGAAGCTGCTGACACTTACGACTCTTTTGATATGAGGGTTGATAGGCATTGGAGTGATAAGAGACTAGAGGAGATGACTGAAAGGGATTGGCGTATTTTTAGAGAAGATTTTAATATCTCTTACAAGGGTTCGAGGATTCCTCGTCCTATGAGGAGCTGGGAAGAGAGTAAGCTTACTTCTGAGCTTCTGAAAGCTGTGGAGAGAGCTGGATACAAGAAACCTTCTCCTATTCAAATGGCAGCTATACCACTTGGACTGCAACAGCGTGATGTTATCGGCATTGCAGAGACTGGTTCTGGTAAGACTGCTGCTTTTGTTTTGCCTATGTTAGCTTACATATCTAGATTGCCACCCATGACTGAAGAGAATGAGACTGAGGGACCTTATGCTGTGGTTATGGCCCCTACTAGGGAGCTTGCTCAGCAGATTGAGGAGGAAACTGTTAAGTTTGCTcattatttagggtttagggtgaCTTCTATTGTTGGTGGTCAGTCGATTGAGGAGCAGGGGTTGAAGATTACACAAGGGTGTGAGATTGTGATTGCCACTCCTGGTCGTTTGATTGATTGTCTTGAGAGGCGGTATGCTGTGTTGAACCAGTGTAACTATGTGGTTCTTGATGAGGCTGATCGGATGATAGACATGGGTTTCGAGCCGCAAGTTGCAGGTGTGTTAGATGCGATGCCTTCTAGTAATTTGAAACccgagaacgaagaagaagagcttgatGAAAAGAAGATTTACAGAACCACGTATATGTTCAGTGCTACAATGCCTCCTGGGGTTGAACGGCTTGCTAGGAAGTACTTGAGGAACCCGGTTGTCGTCACCATTGGTACTGCAGGAAAGGCCACGGATTTGATTTCGCAGCACGTGATTATGATGAAAGAGTCCGAAAAATTCTTCAGGTTGCAGAAACTGCTCGACGAGATGGGTGATAAGACTGCCATTGTCTTTGTTAACACTAAGAAAAACGTAGACTCTATTGCTAAGAATCTGGATAAGGCTGGGTACCGTGTCACGACCTTACATGGTGGGAAATCACAAGAGCAGAGAGAAATCAGCTTGGAAGGTTTCAGAGCAAAGAGATACAACGTTCTCGTTGCGACAGATGTTGTAGGACGTGGAATTGATATTCCCGATGTGGCTCACGTCATAAACTACGACATGCCTAAACATATAGAGATGTATACACATCGTATCGGACGTACAGGACGTGCTGGGAAGAGTGGTGTTGCGACTTCGTTCTTGACTCTTCATGATACCGAGGTCTTCTATGATCTGAAGCAGATGCTTGTTCAGAGCAACAGTTCGGTGCCTCCTGAGCTGGCGAGGCATGAAGCATCCAGATTCAAACCTGGTACGGTTCCTGATAGACCCCCAAGACATAGTGACACTGTCTATATAAATTGAGTCGCTAGGCTCCTCTGGATTTGTTCTTAAATTTCCCAGTNNNNNNNNNNNNNNNNNNNNNNNNNNNNNNNNNNNNNNNNNNNNNNNNNNNNNNTTACATGGTGGGAAATCACAAGAGCAGAGAGAAATCAGCTTAGAAGGTTTCAGAGCAAAGAGATACAACGTTCTTGTTGCAACAGATGTTGTTGGACGTGGAATCGATATTCCCGATGTGGCTCACGTCATAAACTACGACATGCCTAAACATATAGAGATGTATACACATCGTATCGGACGTACAGGGCGTGCTGGGAAGAGTGGTGTTGCGACTTCGTTCTTGACTCTTCATGATACCGAGGTCTTCTATGATCTGAAGCAGATGCTTGTTCAGAGCAACAGTTCGGTGCCTCCTGAGCTGGCGAGGCATGAAGCATCCAGATTCAAACCTGGTACGGTTCCTGATAGACCCCCAAGACATAGTGACACTGTCTATATAAATTGAGTCGCTAGGCTCCTCTGGATTTGTTGTTAAATTTCCCAGTTACGTTTTACCCTTTGGGATGGATAATTATGATGTTAGTCGAATGTTTTATCTTTATGATTCGTAGTTTGATAGTGAAGGAAACAAGTAGCAAGTGGGAAAGTTGAAACTTGAgtaactttttatatttttagtactGGTTTTTGTTCAAGAAAAGTATGTTCGATTctcgtaaatttttttttttcacatttatatCTTCCCTTTGTGTTTTAAATTGAAAACTGATGCTCGAGAATTAGTAAATCTGTCAAGACGATTTGCTAAGCAAAGCAAGAGACCATTCAGGGTTTTTTAGAAAATgtgtaatattttcttttgtacgTAATCCCTGGCGGTCCTTAAGGTCGACATTTCTACTATGTTATATGAGGGTTTCTACTTCTTAGTGTGGGATATTTTCTGTGTATGACGCTGTAACAAATAACACCAGTTTCATTTGCTTATTCttagacataaaagcatttattctttattcaacataaaccataaaaaaaccAGCTAAAACCACATCACTTTGTTTGACCATTACAATAAGAAAATACGAATCTCTCTGCAGAGACTGCCTCCATAGCTAGCGAGCTCCTATGGACCTGCAGGACGAGGAGCAAATGATGCTGAACCCATTGCAACGGAACCTGAGCTAGCTCTTATGGGTGCACGAGAAAGCACACAAAAGTGAAGCTTGAAACCATAAGGATCCCAATACATTCCAACCACATCGCCTCCCTTCAGAGCTCTTCTCACCACAAAATCCTTATGCCATCCATTGAGGAGAATATAGCTTGTAGAGTCGGGCCATTTCATAAGAACCAGGTTGTGCATAGTAGAAGTGTCGTCATCATACACGTCGACTGTTAAGCCAGGGCCTTCTTCGAGTACTACCCCTTGATCAGACACAGGGAGGTACCTCAGAATGTCGCTACGTACAAAGCTTTCGGTTAGAAAAAGATGGTTGATATAGCCATGATTGCTTTCGGTTATTTCCTGCTTGATGGTCCATGGATCGGTGTAGAGAGTTAGTTTTGTTGAGACATTGTGCCGCGcctcctctcttttctcttcgTACGTCATAAACCTCATCCTCGCCAGGTTTATTTTCTCTTCAGCTTGCTCATTGTCTGCTGGGCCACAAGCAACCTTGGGGTCATGTAGCTTCTCATACGGAAACAGATCCAGGGTGACCAAACTCTTATCCATGATCGAAGAAAAGTGAAAACCTGACCAAAGCATGTAGCtggatcaaatttttttttttttttttctaaatcatgcacaatatatttttataataaaaatgtcaATTTAAATGATTATCTACTTAAATCATTTGTTACTGGATCCGAAATTTATAATGGAATCTGAAAAGCTTGTTATACACTTCacagaatttttaaatttgtgcaaaaaaaataatatatatatatatatatatatatatatcaatatgaaataatttaaaatcatgtTGAGGATCTCGTCTTATAAGTGTGGTATTTAGAATAACCTTAAGATTAtgatttaaaatgaaaaacaatttgatattacATTCTatgataaaatttaaataatttagttctaatattatttaaatatttcttacAAACCTTGATACTAATGTTTATGACATATCCAAATACGAATAATTATTCTCAGATCTAGATATACTTAACTTTTAGATATCTGATATGCAACCCAATATGAATATTACTAAGACCAATTCCAACCCATCTCCATTTCCATTTTCATAATAGAGTTTGGAGTCAATTTTGCTCCAACccatcttcattttcatctccaaaatagagatctccatttttttctctatatttggagacctctttttttttttctttacactaTAATTtggagatctctattttttactccaaaataGAGTATAGTTGGAGTAAAATCCAACTTTAAAATAGAATTACtccatttttaagaaaaaaatggagatatgggttggagatgccctaagaTCGAATATGCTATACACTGCATGACAAAATCTTATGGTATATGAAATTTGCTTAATGTACAAAACTCATACTTCACAATCGAAAACAATATATTAGCATaaaattaatgaattaaaaaaggCCAACCTGTGCCACGAAGATGCAATGCGTTTATAAGGAGGCGATCATGTATTAGTTTtgtgaagtgttttttttttttttttttttttNNNNNNNNNNNNNNNNNNNNNNNNNNNNNNNNNNNNttttttttttttttttttttttcagttgtgaAGTATTTTCTTATTGcaaattaatgtttatatagacattGAGTGTTGAACTAAAAATAAAGTTCATtacttaaaaaacaatatacattTATTATACTTCCGAAGTATTTTTTgactaaatattagaatataccGGTAATTATGGCAATAGAATATAGATTATATTCACACgtgtaaatatataataatcatgttatgtagttttaaggttttttattaataagaatTACTtgcttttctctcctttttggGGGAAGGAGAAGTTGAACTCTAGTGTTTGAAATacagaaaatgtgtaaaaaGAAAACCTTTATcttttacaaaaacatataaattttttttatttctttgtggAATTTTAAACTCTCAACTTTTAGtagaaagtaaaataaatcctagtaaaaatcaaattgatccttatttttaaaaacagataaataaaaacaatattaggatttaatatttctaaatttgagtctccaaatattatttcaaaactgtatttttcagatattaaattaattcaacatttcttattttattatgaCCATGCAATCAactttatactattaaaaaatatatcatgtaAGCTATACAAATTTAGAAGTAGCATGTTCGGTCTTTTTGGTTCAAAATTTTCCTAGTTTTTTAGATCTTGGATTTAAGAAACGGATCAAacttattataacaaaattcaGACTTGGATTTGGTTCAGTTGTggattaaaaaatcatttaaaatgattaattaaatttaaaagtgtATGTCTtgcatatcttaattttttgtattaaatttttttaaaaataaattttaatgaatgttaatttagtttattccataaacaaaatttgtgtgACTCAACCAAATAAACATTTATTgacataaattattatttaatttggtttaaatatttatatagcgCTCGATGTATTATTAAATTGGTTTGATTTCATATTAAAGAATTCTTTCATTTAAGCTGAATaaatcatcattattattaaaaatttctaaatgtaataaaatatatcatgtaaaacataaaatgattaattttgccgaaatcatcaatcaaacacaaagtcgaaacaaaataaattttatatattgttttgatatgttttcCTAAATATAGAATCAATTATCCGAGCCAACAAATTTATTTAGCTCACGTAAAAAATTTGTAATGGTAACAAATGCATCAAAATTAATCCAATGTGAAGAAAATTATGCGAATGTAATTAAATGCTAAAgttgagtaaaaaaaagaagaatctctTTCGACGGCTCTCTCTCTCAGCTCATTGCTCGACTAGTTAGGGTTCTTGTGCACGTGAAAGCACACGAAAGTGGAGCCTCGAAGCAAAACGATCCCAAAGTAGTCCAATTTTGTCTCCTTTTCTCAAACATCTCTTACGAACAAAATACATACGCCATCCACCGTTTAAAACATAACCATTCAACGTGGTCCATCTCTTTAGAAGCAGCTGGAACGTCGAGTCAGTGTCGTGGTCATACACATCGACCGTGATTCCTAACCCTTCGTGTACCTTAATCTGATCCTCCTTATTGAGGTATTTGATGATGTGGTCCTCTATGGGGCgagtatgaagaagaagacggctAAGCGGGCCAAGATCGCTAGTGGTTAGTACCTTCTTGAGGATCCACGGATCTTTGAAGAGTGTTAGCTCTGTT
This genomic window contains:
- the LOC104786191 gene encoding protein CutA, chloroplastic, which produces MASSLSTRVSSALIRSRRSFPFIGAFCVLSTLSISSLSSSSFRSGCAQSLSVVPLLRSKFSSKASSSSIKMEESSKTVPSIVVYVTVPNREAGKKLANSIVQEKLAACVNIVPGVESVYEWEGKVQSDSEELLIIKTRQSLLESLTEHVNANHEYDVPEVIALPITGGSDKYLEWLKNSTRN
- the LOC104786193 gene encoding DEAD-box ATP-dependent RNA helicase 21-like isoform X2 → MKRSIEEVVGSTSLDSSSITKKPVFLTKAQREELALKRRQDQISEQRLRREQITPSEPETEEDVNGDNTNRDKDRDRDRDRESRDHDRERDRGRDRDRDRGRDRDRERERERERERERDRERDRRERDREPDRRNRDKEREEEAKAREKARVEKLVEREKEKELDAIKEQYLGGKKPKKRVIRPSEKFRFSFDWENTEDTSRDMNVLYQNPHEAQLLFGRGFRAGMDRREQKKQAAKHEKEMRDEIRKKDGIVERPEEAAAQRVREEAADTYDSFDMRVDRHWSDKRLEEMTERDWRIFREDFNISYKGSRIPRPMRSWEESKLTSELLKAVERAGYKKPSPIQMAAIPLGLQQRDVIGIAETGSGKTAAFVLPMLAYISRLPPMTEENETEGPYAVVMAPTRELAQQIEEETVKFAHYLGFRVTSIVGGQSIEEQGLKITQGCEIVIATPGRLIDCLERRYAVLNQCNYVVLDEADRMIDMGFEPQVAGVLDAMPSSNLKPENEEEELDEKKIYRTTYMFSATMPPGVERLARKYLRNPVVVTIGTAGKATDLISQHVIMMKESEKFFRLQKLLDEMGDKTAIVFVNTKKNVDSIAKNLDKAGYRVTTLHGGKSQEQREISLEGFRAKRYNVLVATDVVGRGIDIPDVAHVINYDMPKHIEMYTHRIGRTGRAGKSGVATSFLTLHDTEVFYDLKQMLVQSNSSVPPELARHEASRFKPGTVPDRPPRHSDTVYIN
- the LOC104786193 gene encoding DEAD-box ATP-dependent RNA helicase 21-like isoform X1, which encodes MKRSIEEVVGSTSLDSSSITKKPVFLTKAQREELALKRRQDQISEQRLRREQITPSEPETEEDVNGDNTNRDKDRDRDRDRESRDHDRERDRGRDRDRDRGRDRDRERERERERERERDRERDRRERDREPDRRNRDKEREEEAKAREKARVEKLVEREKEKELDAIKEQYLGGKKPKKRVIRPSEKFRFSFDWENTEDTSRDMNVLYQNPHEAQLLFGRGFRAGMDRREQKKQAAKHEKEMRDEIRKKDGIVERPEEAAAQRVREEAADTYDSFDMRVDRHWSDKRLEEMTERDWRIFREDFNISYKGSRIPRPMRSWEESKLTSELLKAVERAGYKKPSPIQMAAIPLGLQQRDVIGIAETGSGKTAAFVLPMLAYISRLPPMTEENETEGPYAVVMAPTRELAQQIEEETVKFAHYLGFRVTSIVGGQSIEEQGLKITQGCEIVIATPGRLIDCLERRYAVLNQCNYVVLDEADRMIDMGFEPQVAGVLDAMPSSNLKPENEEEELDEKKIYRTTYMFSATMPPGVERLARKYLRNPVVVTIGTAGKATDLISQHVIMMKESEKFFRLQKLLDEMGDKTAIVFVNTKKNVDSIAKNLDKAGYRVTTLHGGKSQEQREISLEGFRAKRYNVLVATDVVGRGIDIPDVAHVINYDMPKHIEMYTHRIGRTGRAGKSGVATSFLTLHDTEVFYDLKQMLVQSNSSVPPELARHEASRFKPGTVPDRPPRHSDTVYIN
- the LOC104786192 gene encoding uncharacterized protein LOC104786192, whose product is MWCYDWGDGHGSDFFDFDLENFKDHYKVLELNCDASDDEIRSSFIRLALKWHPDKFKEEDSATSRFQEINEAYQVLSDPFTRKEYDKKRMRRIYQHNTELLSEYKELILTCNGLGMKHYLW
- the LOC104789011 gene encoding B3 domain-containing protein At2g33720-like, which translates into the protein MDKSLVTLDLFPYEKLHDPKVACGPADNEQAEEKINLARMRFMTYEEKREEARHNVSTKLTLYTDPWTIKQEITESNHGYINHLFLTESFVRSDILRYLPVSDQGVVLEEGPGLTVDVYDDDTSTMHNLVLMKWPDSTSYILLNGWHKDFVVRRALKGGDVVGMYWDPYGFKLHFCVLSRAPIRASSGSVAMGSASFAPRPAGP
- the LOC104786188 gene encoding purine permease 2-like; the encoded protein is MVMNRVIINFIFLAIGSCGGPLMLRLYFHNGGARIWFSSFLQTVGCPLILFPLLFSFLRRRCLEEQETTSLFLMKPPLFIASVVVGLLMGFDNYLYSYGLAYIPVSTAALIISAQLGFTALFAFFMVKQKFTPFTINAIVLLTVGAVVLAINSDSDKLANETHKEYVVGFLMTAGAALLYAFILPLVELAYKKSRQRVTYTLVLEFQMVLCFVATCFCLVGMLASGDFKVIAREARDFKLGESLYYVVVVFTAVIWQAFFVGAIGLIFCVSSLVSGIMVSALLPVTVVLAVICFQEKFQAGKGVALALSLWGSVSYFYGQIKSEEKTKAQETQETQLSQLPVTDSVA
- the LOC104789012 gene encoding B3 domain-containing protein At2g33720-like, with protein sequence MMMMMAPPSATSTTQHLVYGNSSENPKESSVSTTLCLSSCEDRKKRKRNHDDPPKVSCSQSDNKLTRKERKTKRLRSLSSEERETDEWYGVSTELTLFKDPWILKKVLTTSDLGPLSRLLLHTRPIEDHIIKYLNKEDQIKVHEGLGITVDVYDHDTDSTFQLLLKRWTTLNGYVLNGGWRMYFVRKRCLRKGDKIGLLWDRFASRLHFRVLSRAQEP